A section of the Trachemys scripta elegans isolate TJP31775 chromosome 10, CAS_Tse_1.0, whole genome shotgun sequence genome encodes:
- the MCRIP2 gene encoding MAPK regulated corepressor interacting protein 2 isoform X3: protein MMYTITRGPSKLATQRRTGPTQQVESKAADLKGRQPPHSAWPLSSSPTPKLVFNRVNGKRPPVTTQPTAATEESYTLAHEENVRFVYETWQQVEQQLDGSRPGESRHAPVQYAEKTPNPVLTNFVPIDLEEWWAQQFLAKIENGS from the exons ATGATGTACACGATTACCAGGGGACCTAGCAAGCTAGCCACCCAGAGAAGGACAG GTCCCACGCAGCAGGTGGAGAGCAAGGCGGCGGATCTGAAAGGCCGGCAGCCGCCGCACAGCGCCTGGCCTCTGTCAAG TAGCCCAACTCCCAAACTCGTGTTCAACAGAGTGAATGGCAAGAGGCCCCCGGTGACGACACAGCCCACGGCAGCCACGGAGGAGAGCTACACGCTGGCCCACGAGGAGAATGTCCGCTTTGTCTATGAAA CCTGGCAGCAGGTAGAACAGCAGCTGGACGGCAGCCGGCCAGGGGAGAGCCGGCATGCCCCGGTGCAATACGCAGAGAAAACTCCTAACCCCGTGTTGACAA ATTTTGTGCCGATTGACCTGGAGGAGTGGTGGGCGCAGCAGTTTCTAGCCAAAATTGAAAACGGctcataa
- the MCRIP2 gene encoding MAPK regulated corepressor interacting protein 2 isoform X1: protein MMYTITRGPSKLATQRRTGPTQQVESKAADLKGRQPPHSAWPLSSSPTPKLVFNRVNGKRPPVTTQPTAATEESYTLAHEENVRFVYETWQQVEQQLDGSRPGESRHAPVQYAEKTPNPVLTISSSLSDFVPIDLEEWWAQQFLAKIENGS, encoded by the exons ATGATGTACACGATTACCAGGGGACCTAGCAAGCTAGCCACCCAGAGAAGGACAG GTCCCACGCAGCAGGTGGAGAGCAAGGCGGCGGATCTGAAAGGCCGGCAGCCGCCGCACAGCGCCTGGCCTCTGTCAAG TAGCCCAACTCCCAAACTCGTGTTCAACAGAGTGAATGGCAAGAGGCCCCCGGTGACGACACAGCCCACGGCAGCCACGGAGGAGAGCTACACGCTGGCCCACGAGGAGAATGTCCGCTTTGTCTATGAAA CCTGGCAGCAGGTAGAACAGCAGCTGGACGGCAGCCGGCCAGGGGAGAGCCGGCATGCCCCGGTGCAATACGCAGAGAAAACTCCTAACCCCGTGTTGACAA TCTCTTCCTCTCTTTCAGATTTTGTGCCGATTGACCTGGAGGAGTGGTGGGCGCAGCAGTTTCTAGCCAAAATTGAAAACGGctcataa
- the MCRIP2 gene encoding MAPK regulated corepressor interacting protein 2 isoform X2, whose amino-acid sequence MMYTITRGPSKLATQRRTGPTQQVESKAADLKGRQPPHSAWPLSSPTPKLVFNRVNGKRPPVTTQPTAATEESYTLAHEENVRFVYETWQQVEQQLDGSRPGESRHAPVQYAEKTPNPVLTISSSLSDFVPIDLEEWWAQQFLAKIENGS is encoded by the exons ATGATGTACACGATTACCAGGGGACCTAGCAAGCTAGCCACCCAGAGAAGGACAG GTCCCACGCAGCAGGTGGAGAGCAAGGCGGCGGATCTGAAAGGCCGGCAGCCGCCGCACAGCGCCTGGCCTCTGTCAAG CCCAACTCCCAAACTCGTGTTCAACAGAGTGAATGGCAAGAGGCCCCCGGTGACGACACAGCCCACGGCAGCCACGGAGGAGAGCTACACGCTGGCCCACGAGGAGAATGTCCGCTTTGTCTATGAAA CCTGGCAGCAGGTAGAACAGCAGCTGGACGGCAGCCGGCCAGGGGAGAGCCGGCATGCCCCGGTGCAATACGCAGAGAAAACTCCTAACCCCGTGTTGACAA TCTCTTCCTCTCTTTCAGATTTTGTGCCGATTGACCTGGAGGAGTGGTGGGCGCAGCAGTTTCTAGCCAAAATTGAAAACGGctcataa